One Fibrobacter sp. UWB10 DNA segment encodes these proteins:
- a CDS encoding FISUMP domain-containing protein, with the protein EAMQLPSECNTKSCADLIKPNHQGICPNGWRLLTYDDYYIVVHADENVDPLVEGVRARAFGGHNYSGYSLIGAGYNWGYKFSRKDESTYWHYPEEGRSNDVNIASFVGYQTKSSTSNSTQDTYKTNGFSVRCVMVE; encoded by the coding sequence CAGAAGCGATGCAGCTGCCTAGTGAGTGTAACACAAAAAGCTGTGCTGATTTGATTAAGCCTAATCATCAAGGAATTTGCCCGAACGGTTGGCGATTGCTGACATACGATGATTATTACATCGTGGTTCATGCTGATGAGAATGTTGACCCCCTTGTGGAAGGGGTCCGCGCCAGGGCTTTCGGTGGGCACAATTACAGTGGGTATAGCTTGATTGGGGCCGGATACAATTGGGGTTATAAGTTTAGTCGTAAAGATGAATCGACTTATTGGCATTATCCAGAAGAAGGACGTTCTAATGATGTGAATATCGCTTCTTTTGTTGGATACCAAACAAAAAGTTCGACTTCAAATAGTACTCAGGATACATACAAAACGAATGGTTTCTCTGTCCGTTGTGTAATGGTTGAGTAA
- a CDS encoding BrnT family toxin, translated as MQVEFVWDDKKNTSNQKKHGVSFEEAKTCFEDDHARVFFDVEHSAQEDRSILIGLSNQLRTLVVVFTERSGIVSEQLINRIISARKATRKEFQYYWNARKGDCL; from the coding sequence ATGCAAGTAGAATTCGTCTGGGATGACAAGAAAAATACATCAAATCAAAAGAAACATGGTGTTTCGTTTGAGGAGGCTAAAACCTGTTTCGAAGATGACCATGCAAGAGTTTTCTTTGATGTTGAACATTCTGCGCAAGAAGACAGGTCAATTCTTATCGGATTGTCAAATCAATTGAGGACTTTGGTTGTTGTATTTACAGAACGAAGCGGGATTGTTTCCGAACAGTTGATAAATCGCATCATCAGTGCCCGAAAAGCGACAAGAAAGGAATTTCAATATTATTGGAACGCAAGAAAAGGAGATTGCTTATGA
- a CDS encoding CopG family antitoxin → MKKEYDFSKMKAKKNPYAKLLKKQITIRLNSDTIDYFKNMAAELGIPYQVLIDSYLTDCANTKRKLNMSWK, encoded by the coding sequence ATGAAGAAGGAATATGATTTCTCAAAAATGAAGGCCAAGAAGAATCCTTATGCAAAGCTTCTCAAGAAACAAATAACCATAAGATTGAATTCTGATACAATCGATTATTTCAAAAATATGGCTGCGGAACTCGGTATTCCGTACCAGGTACTGATTGATTCGTATTTGACGGATTGTGCGAATACGAAACGCAAACTGAACATGAGTTGGAAGTAG
- a CDS encoding Smr/MutS family protein, with product MALNEEEEFQLQWINNHHMEDKDKEMQKAAEEQAAARPARSPRGRKMRRSPSAWELPVPEDEIDLHGMTSDEAAEAVERRIDDLMIAGLKILRVIHGGGNPSYGNVKRIIDRKVRSEWSNRIQLYKVEPDNAGSSIMILGKPRPAPTKAPRKPAKK from the coding sequence ATGGCGCTAAACGAAGAAGAAGAATTCCAACTGCAGTGGATTAACAACCACCACATGGAAGACAAGGACAAGGAAATGCAGAAGGCAGCCGAAGAGCAAGCCGCCGCACGCCCCGCGCGCTCCCCGCGCGGGCGTAAGATGCGCCGTAGCCCCAGCGCCTGGGAACTGCCCGTACCCGAAGACGAAATCGACCTGCACGGCATGACCTCGGACGAGGCCGCAGAAGCTGTAGAACGGCGCATCGATGACCTGATGATTGCAGGCCTCAAGATTCTCAGGGTCATCCACGGCGGCGGGAATCCTAGCTACGGCAACGTGAAGCGAATTATCGATCGCAAGGTGCGTTCTGAATGGAGCAACCGCATTCAGCTGTACAAAGTCGAGCCCGACAACGCCGGATCGAGCATCATGATCCTCGGAAAACCGCGCCCAGCCCCGACAAAAGCCCCCAGAAAGCCCGCCAAGAAATAA
- a CDS encoding transporter substrate-binding domain-containing protein: MSRFWKIATLLLFLSLVGCSKTEIPENRVFSIDDLANKKVGVLVGTTGEIYAADYGTDSTRLHAEKFETLSQAVDALLEGSIDAVLTDDAPAKVFARKNPSLRILNEVFKEESYAGVVAKENMGLLDSVNIALIQMRAMGVYDSIFDAYIGGQSKYHVKTDSVTGPVLRVATNAEFPPFEFRCKKRGIVGIDIEIARYVANYLGRNLEIIDMDFDDIIDSVKAGKADLGLAAFSVTEERGQIVNFTDHYATSKIVIMVRSGEEESTFQRIKDTLLGG; this comes from the coding sequence ATGAGCCGCTTCTGGAAAATAGCTACTCTTCTCCTGTTTTTGTCTCTTGTGGGTTGCAGTAAAACTGAAATTCCCGAAAACAGGGTGTTTTCTATTGACGACTTGGCGAACAAAAAAGTAGGAGTTCTTGTCGGCACAACGGGCGAAATTTATGCCGCCGATTACGGTACCGATTCTACTCGACTCCATGCAGAAAAGTTTGAAACGCTGTCTCAGGCGGTGGACGCCTTGTTGGAAGGTTCCATTGATGCCGTGCTCACGGACGATGCTCCCGCCAAGGTTTTCGCCCGCAAAAATCCCTCGCTTAGAATCCTGAACGAAGTCTTTAAAGAAGAATCGTATGCAGGCGTTGTCGCAAAAGAAAATATGGGCTTGCTGGATTCTGTGAACATCGCTTTGATTCAAATGCGTGCGATGGGCGTTTACGATTCGATTTTTGATGCCTATATCGGCGGACAATCCAAGTATCACGTTAAGACTGATTCGGTGACAGGTCCTGTTCTTAGAGTGGCGACCAATGCCGAATTCCCGCCGTTTGAATTTCGTTGCAAAAAACGCGGAATCGTGGGTATCGATATTGAAATTGCCCGTTATGTGGCCAATTATCTGGGCCGCAATCTCGAAATCATCGATATGGATTTTGACGATATTATTGATTCTGTGAAGGCCGGTAAAGCAGACCTCGGCCTTGCCGCTTTTTCGGTGACCGAAGAACGTGGGCAGATTGTCAATTTCACAGATCACTACGCCACGTCAAAAATCGTGATTATGGTGCGTAGTGGCGAAGAAGAATCGACTTTCCAGCGTATCAAGGATACGCTGCTGGGCGGCTAA
- a CDS encoding lauroyl acyltransferase: MTKSKTYKILVHSLLRVPDVFYSALFAVAFPVYKALHTKRAYGRTVKHLANAKAYLKTSVSARDMFKGIFWNALDSYRGLARFKSVESRIVYENEEIIREALKHGPVAGISIHQGAFELLHRALCRYSEHVHLITDSVGNEDFREVLKELRSDPHLTEYHPEETGKLIRDLFKTKGILAMVFDQGKNTKGNTVELFGQASTLYLRLPQKLNQMGASVVTFRTWTNTKRQIVIRFESVYPPKTNPEELVENIAKETERWISEHPEQWSWNYHGNFRV, translated from the coding sequence TTGACGAAGAGTAAGACATATAAGATTCTTGTTCATAGTTTGCTTCGGGTGCCGGATGTTTTCTATTCGGCACTTTTTGCAGTTGCGTTCCCCGTCTACAAGGCACTACATACCAAGCGCGCTTACGGGCGCACGGTAAAACACCTTGCAAACGCGAAAGCCTATTTAAAAACAAGCGTAAGCGCACGCGACATGTTCAAGGGAATCTTCTGGAACGCGCTCGATTCTTACCGCGGACTCGCCCGTTTTAAAAGCGTCGAAAGCCGAATTGTCTACGAAAACGAAGAAATCATTCGCGAAGCCCTAAAGCACGGGCCTGTTGCTGGCATCAGCATTCACCAGGGCGCATTCGAACTGTTGCACCGCGCTCTTTGCCGCTACAGCGAACACGTGCACCTGATTACCGATTCCGTGGGCAACGAGGATTTCCGCGAAGTGCTCAAAGAACTCCGCAGCGACCCGCACCTGACCGAATATCACCCCGAAGAAACCGGCAAACTCATTCGCGATTTGTTCAAGACCAAGGGAATCCTTGCGATGGTTTTTGACCAAGGCAAGAACACCAAAGGCAACACCGTTGAACTCTTTGGGCAAGCGAGCACGCTCTACTTACGACTCCCGCAAAAATTGAACCAGATGGGAGCTTCCGTCGTCACGTTCCGCACGTGGACCAACACAAAGCGGCAAATCGTTATCCGTTTTGAAAGCGTCTACCCGCCCAAAACCAATCCCGAAGAACTCGTCGAAAATATTGCAAAAGAAACGGAGCGGTGGATTTCAGAACACCCCGAACAGTGGAGCTGGAATTACCACGGAAATTTTAGGGTTTAG
- a CDS encoding UDPGP type 1 family protein, producing the protein MDIIETLNAAGQQELVAKLESLSGDARKNLERDISTQDWEELKALYTEKSNASLDDNVSGDLKPMPFKIATDDLRYDFWKETGEILLGKGQVAAFLVAGGQGSRLGFDGPKGMFDIGLPSHKSLFQLQAERLQNLAAQVGHAIPWCIMTSPLNHEATVNFFTEHNFFGYARENIRFFEQGTICALDPNGKAVVDENNRLALVPDGNGGCFRALAQSGTLAWLIEKGVRYVFLYSVDNALCRICDPAFVGALASEGRSMSASKVVHKAGPNEKVGIFALQNNKPGVVEYSDLPESYRDMTNADGSLTFDGGNIAIHLFKTEGLRKLQTSKLPWHTARKTVCGIEKCWKFEQFLFDAFPQLGTMMPFGVVREEEFSPVKNAEGNDSPKTARTMIGRLHREWLRKAHVEVKPGKLYEVSPTLSYAGEGLSRRVFERELGRNILEFDEE; encoded by the coding sequence ATGGACATCATCGAAACTTTGAATGCGGCGGGCCAGCAAGAGTTGGTCGCCAAACTTGAATCTTTGAGCGGCGACGCTCGCAAGAATTTAGAACGCGACATTTCTACCCAAGACTGGGAAGAACTCAAAGCGCTTTATACTGAAAAATCGAACGCATCGCTCGACGACAACGTTTCGGGCGACTTGAAGCCGATGCCGTTCAAGATTGCAACCGACGACTTACGTTACGACTTCTGGAAAGAAACCGGTGAAATTCTCTTGGGCAAGGGCCAGGTGGCCGCATTCCTCGTTGCAGGCGGACAAGGTTCTCGCCTCGGTTTCGATGGCCCGAAGGGCATGTTCGATATCGGCCTTCCGAGTCACAAGAGCTTATTCCAGCTGCAGGCAGAACGCTTGCAGAACTTGGCCGCCCAAGTGGGTCATGCAATTCCGTGGTGCATTATGACGAGCCCGCTGAACCACGAAGCGACTGTCAACTTCTTTACTGAACACAACTTTTTCGGTTACGCCCGCGAAAACATCCGATTCTTTGAACAGGGCACAATTTGCGCTCTTGACCCGAACGGGAAGGCCGTCGTTGACGAAAACAACCGTTTGGCCTTGGTACCCGATGGCAATGGCGGGTGCTTTAGAGCACTCGCCCAGAGCGGTACTCTCGCTTGGTTGATTGAAAAAGGCGTTCGCTATGTATTCCTTTACAGCGTCGATAACGCACTTTGCCGCATTTGCGATCCGGCTTTCGTTGGTGCACTTGCAAGCGAAGGCCGCAGCATGTCTGCATCCAAGGTGGTGCACAAGGCTGGCCCGAATGAAAAGGTGGGCATTTTTGCCTTGCAGAACAACAAGCCCGGCGTGGTCGAATACAGCGACTTGCCCGAAAGCTACCGCGACATGACGAATGCCGACGGAAGCCTTACTTTCGATGGCGGAAACATCGCTATTCACTTGTTCAAAACGGAAGGTCTCCGCAAGTTGCAGACGAGCAAGCTCCCGTGGCACACCGCCCGCAAGACCGTTTGCGGTATCGAAAAGTGCTGGAAGTTCGAACAGTTCTTGTTCGATGCATTCCCGCAATTGGGCACAATGATGCCGTTTGGTGTGGTTCGCGAAGAAGAATTCTCGCCCGTGAAAAACGCCGAAGGAAATGACAGCCCGAAGACGGCTCGCACCATGATTGGTCGCCTTCACCGCGAATGGTTGCGCAAGGCTCATGTCGAAGTGAAGCCGGGTAAGCTTTACGAGGTGTCGCCCACGCTGAGCTACGCTGGCGAAGGGCTTAGCCGCCGCGTATTCGAACGAGAACTCGGAAGAAATATTCTAGAATTTGACGAAGAGTAA